Proteins from one Ketobacter alkanivorans genomic window:
- a CDS encoding TonB-dependent receptor plug domain-containing protein yields the protein MKPRAIPLACLFAYALTVAEPSQASNLFELDLEELLQISVTGATLTDSNSLQAPAAITLFSRADIATMPISTLDELMNYVPGGQAYRTTDMSNHQPFSLRSKRSGSSTSELLILVNGARIDNPFSGGITIPYPAIPLANIDRVEIIRGPTSSLHGSNAYSGVINIITVQNENRSYGEAGTDDHYRLGSINTFSSSTLKGSLFLEAQKDNGQAFSVMDQFGDGQRNTRDQYSTLDANLSLTLAERTRVQVLANEREVDGFYLLGTVDDQYNQWETHYYNIMLEHKATFLDQVETTLQLGYVRNEYEATSRAITPIEIGTISTPTSDAPLLIHPTIDTQETWARLFNNWTLDEQRSIQVGLEYQNTDVMKAFTASNYDLGALASFTLPIAYFDNMDYRIDAVSRFEKERNYGALLQWQETFSDQLQLTTGIRYDSYSLSDEQVSPRLGLVYHQNENNTFKLLYGRAFRAPKYTELLTANNGIIEGNEDLKSETVDTLEAIWLNHWQFSTLAVSLFHNTFQDPIIQIVEDNIRKVVNAENTSSDGAELELLWKANASLAIRANAAIVFNQPDIDRKEANRLFSIIVDYKIFDWNLNLSSHYADQRETRYDDEVKPYDSYWLANIKAMRSMPNGLSPYIEIRNLADVTYSTPASSSAPQQGTPNRGRELRLGCQWNY from the coding sequence GTGAAACCCCGCGCCATACCACTTGCCTGCTTATTCGCTTATGCTCTCACCGTTGCAGAGCCAAGCCAGGCGAGCAATCTCTTTGAGCTGGATCTGGAGGAACTGTTACAGATCAGCGTCACCGGCGCGACCCTGACCGACTCTAACTCGCTTCAAGCACCCGCAGCCATCACCCTGTTCAGCCGAGCGGACATCGCCACCATGCCGATCAGCACGCTGGATGAATTGATGAATTATGTTCCGGGCGGGCAAGCCTACCGCACCACAGACATGAGCAATCACCAACCTTTTTCACTTCGCAGCAAGCGCTCTGGAAGCAGCACATCAGAGCTACTGATTCTGGTGAATGGTGCACGCATAGACAATCCATTCTCTGGCGGCATCACCATACCCTATCCAGCCATACCACTGGCCAACATCGACCGAGTAGAAATTATCCGTGGCCCGACTTCATCGCTTCATGGATCAAATGCCTATAGCGGCGTAATCAACATCATCACTGTACAGAACGAAAACCGCAGCTACGGCGAAGCAGGTACAGATGATCACTACAGGCTCGGCTCCATTAACACCTTTAGCAGCAGCACACTCAAAGGCTCGCTGTTTTTGGAAGCCCAAAAGGATAACGGGCAAGCGTTTTCGGTTATGGATCAATTTGGTGACGGGCAGAGAAACACTCGCGACCAATACTCAACACTGGACGCAAATCTGAGCCTAACACTCGCAGAACGCACCCGCGTGCAGGTATTGGCAAACGAACGCGAAGTGGATGGATTTTATCTTTTGGGGACCGTAGACGATCAGTACAACCAATGGGAAACCCATTACTACAATATCATGCTGGAACATAAAGCCACGTTTCTAGACCAAGTGGAGACCACATTGCAACTGGGCTATGTGCGCAACGAATACGAAGCAACCAGCAGAGCCATCACCCCAATAGAAATAGGCACCATAAGCACGCCCACCAGCGATGCGCCACTGTTAATTCACCCCACAATAGACACCCAGGAAACCTGGGCACGGCTTTTTAACAATTGGACACTGGACGAACAGCGTAGCATTCAGGTGGGGCTTGAGTATCAGAACACCGATGTGATGAAAGCATTTACCGCCAGCAATTATGATCTGGGTGCGCTCGCAAGCTTCACCTTGCCCATAGCCTACTTTGATAATATGGACTATCGCATCGACGCAGTGTCGCGCTTTGAAAAAGAGCGCAACTATGGTGCCCTTTTGCAATGGCAGGAAACATTCTCAGATCAACTGCAACTTACCACAGGAATACGTTACGACTCGTACTCTCTATCAGACGAGCAAGTCAGCCCCCGACTGGGGCTCGTCTACCACCAAAATGAAAACAACACCTTCAAACTACTGTACGGCAGGGCGTTCCGCGCACCGAAATATACAGAATTACTGACTGCAAATAACGGCATCATAGAAGGCAACGAAGATCTCAAGTCAGAAACGGTTGACACCTTAGAGGCGATCTGGCTCAATCACTGGCAGTTCTCCACCTTGGCAGTCAGCCTGTTCCACAACACATTCCAAGATCCTATCATTCAAATAGTAGAGGACAACATACGCAAGGTTGTGAATGCAGAAAATACGTCAAGCGATGGCGCAGAACTCGAGCTGCTATGGAAGGCCAACGCTTCACTGGCAATTCGGGCAAACGCTGCGATCGTGTTTAATCAGCCCGACATTGATCGCAAAGAAGCAAACCGTTTGTTTTCAATAATCGTGGATTACAAGATATTTGATTGGAATCTGAACCTATCGTCGCACTATGCTGATCAACGCGAAACTCGATACGATGATGAAGTTAAGCCTTACGACAGCTACTGGCTAGCAAATATAAAAGCGATGCGATCAATGCCAAATGGGCTATCACCCTATATTGAAATACGTAATCTGGCGGACGTGACTTACTCTACACCGGCATCCTCCTCAGCCCCACAGCAGGGAACGCCGAATCGGGGCAGAGAGTTGAGACTTGGATGCCAATGGAACTACTAA
- a CDS encoding iron-containing alcohol dehydrogenase has translation MNSMQSFHVNWNYPTSVLVGDGRWREVVQCCQQLGVTAPLLVTDPGLAALPMTKQITEHCVEQGLQLAVFSQVKGNPTSANVDAGVSVFHQGHHDGVIALGGGSALDAGKAIALMVGQSQPIWAFEDVGDNWLRVNVDGMVPVVAIPTTAGTGSEVGRSSVITDAANKVKKIIFHPDMLPAKVILDPSLSTGLPAPLTAATGMDALSHSLEAYCSNFYHPMAEGIALEGIRLVKEFLPRAVADGHDLEARTNMLVASAMGATAFQRGLGAMHAIAHSLGALYDAHHGMLNAILMPYVLKANQSVIEHRLERLARYLDLSQPSFDGFLNWVLQLRLEVGIPHSLNALNIDDSQARKVGEMSVADAAAGGNPIAFSAEQYRDLFTRAVSGSL, from the coding sequence ATGAATTCGATGCAGTCCTTTCATGTGAATTGGAATTATCCCACTTCGGTGCTGGTTGGCGATGGCCGTTGGCGCGAGGTTGTGCAGTGCTGCCAGCAACTGGGCGTTACGGCCCCGTTGTTGGTGACCGACCCTGGTCTTGCTGCATTGCCAATGACAAAGCAGATAACGGAGCACTGCGTTGAGCAGGGGTTACAGCTTGCCGTGTTTTCTCAGGTGAAAGGCAATCCAACTTCCGCCAACGTTGATGCTGGTGTCAGCGTGTTTCATCAGGGCCATCATGATGGTGTGATTGCGTTGGGAGGGGGCTCGGCTTTGGATGCAGGCAAGGCTATCGCCCTAATGGTGGGTCAGAGCCAGCCCATATGGGCATTTGAAGATGTGGGTGATAATTGGCTACGGGTAAATGTAGATGGCATGGTGCCGGTGGTTGCTATACCTACCACGGCTGGAACCGGCTCGGAAGTCGGGCGATCTTCAGTGATTACTGACGCGGCCAATAAGGTGAAGAAAATCATTTTTCATCCTGACATGCTGCCTGCCAAGGTGATCCTGGATCCCTCTTTAAGCACGGGGTTGCCTGCGCCTCTGACCGCCGCTACCGGAATGGATGCGTTATCCCATAGCTTGGAGGCCTACTGCTCTAATTTTTATCATCCTATGGCAGAAGGTATCGCCCTTGAGGGTATTCGTTTGGTAAAAGAATTTTTACCACGAGCGGTTGCAGATGGCCATGATCTGGAGGCGCGTACGAATATGCTGGTGGCGTCTGCCATGGGGGCAACGGCGTTTCAGCGGGGGCTGGGTGCCATGCATGCCATTGCTCACAGTTTGGGGGCTTTGTACGATGCTCATCACGGCATGTTGAACGCTATACTGATGCCCTACGTACTGAAAGCCAATCAATCGGTAATTGAACATCGTCTAGAGCGCTTGGCTCGCTATCTGGATCTATCGCAACCGAGCTTTGATGGCTTCCTAAACTGGGTGTTGCAACTGCGCCTTGAGGTAGGTATACCCCATAGCCTGAATGCGCTGAATATCGATGACAGTCAGGCACGGAAAGTTGGCGAGATGTCTGTGGCGGATGCCGCAGCCGGAGGGAATCCTATTGCCTTCAGTGCGGAGCAATACCGTGACCTGTTTACTCGCGCAGTTTCTGGAAGCCTATGA
- a CDS encoding aldehyde dehydrogenase family protein, with protein MSEFDVISPIDGSVYATRHHASQHEINDALARAELAQVGWQRTPLAQRQSLCAAMVDAFEANADEIAHQICWQMGRPMRYAKGEVSGLAERARYMIEAAPGALQNITVKDKPGFTRYIKREPLGLVLVIAPWNYPYLTAINSIIPALLAGNVVILKHSAQTPLCAEQLHSAFVSAGFPAGVFQFLHLSHADTETMIAHPAVNQIAFTGSVSGGAMVERVAAGHFKQVGLELGGKDPAYVRADADIPYAVATLVDGAFFNSGQSCCGIERIYVHQAVHDEFVEQAVALVNQYVLGRSDEPDTTLGPMVKTSAADFVRQQIQEAISQGARGCIDESRFAMSQAGTPYLAPQLLTHVNHSMRVMTEESFGPVVGVQKVANDEEAVRLMNDSDFGLTAAVFTADESAGIAIGEQVQTGTFFINRCDYLDPALAWTGVKQSGRGCTLSVVGFESVTRPKSFHLKRV; from the coding sequence ATGAGCGAATTTGATGTGATCTCACCGATTGATGGCAGTGTCTACGCCACTCGCCATCATGCCAGTCAGCATGAGATCAATGATGCGCTGGCGCGGGCAGAGTTGGCACAGGTTGGTTGGCAGCGCACACCGCTGGCTCAGCGACAATCATTATGTGCCGCCATGGTGGACGCCTTTGAGGCCAATGCTGATGAGATTGCCCATCAAATATGCTGGCAAATGGGTCGCCCGATGCGGTATGCCAAAGGCGAGGTCAGTGGATTGGCCGAGCGTGCCCGCTATATGATTGAAGCGGCTCCGGGTGCTCTGCAAAATATCACCGTTAAGGATAAGCCTGGCTTCACCCGCTACATCAAGCGCGAGCCGCTGGGGTTGGTATTGGTGATTGCGCCCTGGAACTACCCCTACCTTACGGCGATCAACAGCATTATTCCTGCCTTGTTGGCAGGGAACGTGGTGATTCTGAAACATTCCGCGCAGACACCATTATGTGCCGAGCAATTGCACAGTGCGTTTGTCAGCGCCGGGTTTCCAGCCGGGGTGTTCCAATTTCTGCATTTATCCCATGCCGATACAGAAACCATGATTGCACATCCTGCGGTCAATCAGATCGCCTTTACCGGCTCTGTCAGCGGTGGTGCAATGGTGGAGCGGGTTGCAGCGGGTCACTTCAAGCAGGTGGGCCTGGAGTTGGGAGGTAAAGATCCGGCCTATGTGCGCGCCGACGCGGACATTCCCTATGCGGTGGCAACATTGGTCGATGGTGCGTTTTTCAACTCAGGTCAAAGTTGTTGTGGTATTGAGCGGATCTATGTGCATCAAGCAGTGCACGATGAATTTGTTGAGCAGGCAGTGGCATTGGTCAATCAATATGTCCTGGGGCGTTCCGATGAACCGGACACCACGTTAGGCCCGATGGTGAAAACCAGTGCAGCCGATTTTGTCAGGCAGCAGATTCAAGAAGCCATCAGCCAAGGTGCCCGTGGGTGTATTGATGAATCCCGGTTTGCAATGAGTCAGGCAGGCACACCCTATTTGGCGCCACAGCTGCTTACCCATGTAAACCACAGTATGCGCGTGATGACAGAAGAATCATTTGGCCCTGTAGTCGGTGTGCAAAAGGTGGCGAATGATGAGGAGGCCGTGCGCCTGATGAATGATTCTGATTTTGGGTTGACTGCAGCCGTATTCACTGCCGATGAAAGTGCAGGCATTGCCATCGGCGAGCAGGTGCAGACAGGAACCTTTTTTATTAATCGTTGTGATTATTTGGATCCAGCATTGGCATGGACAGGCGTTAAACAGTCAGGGCGAGGTTGCACCTTGTCGGTGGTAGGGTTTGAAAGCGTAACGCGGCCAAAGTCTTTTCATCTAAAGCGAGTATGA
- a CDS encoding glutamine synthetase family protein has translation MTQPTRSAGGPSIDPRTVQTIEQAKAIVQDRELTHVKVGVADLDGVIRGKYMSREKFFSALDNGFGFCDVVLGWDSNDQLYEGVGIQYTGWQTGYPDAPVRVVPSTCRDLYDEPGMLFFLAEFTAEAEQLCPRGVLKRVLAKACAMGFDVKAAFEYEFFLFNETPESVREKHYQNLNTLTPGFFGYSTLRNSVHAELYQDLLELGEIMDIPIEGLHTETGPGVLEAAIAVDEALNAADKALLFKTFTKVWAQRNEMMATFMAKWSNDYPGQSGHIHISLQDKSHQSVFHQAGAEHNMSELQRQFVAGQQKYMAELTAMYAQTVNAYSRMIPGFWAPTHATWGVENRTTSLRVIPGSQKSQRVEFRFGSADANPYIALAAALGSGLMGIEQQLQPEPQVKGNAYEQTFPDYLALPVTLDRAAEKLAGSAVAKALFGAPFVEHYAATRLWEAQEFRKHITDWELKRYFEII, from the coding sequence ATGACCCAGCCCACCCGTTCCGCTGGAGGCCCGTCGATCGATCCGCGTACCGTGCAGACCATCGAGCAGGCCAAAGCCATTGTTCAGGATCGTGAGCTGACCCATGTCAAAGTCGGGGTGGCCGACCTGGATGGCGTGATCCGCGGGAAGTACATGAGTCGGGAAAAGTTCTTTTCCGCCCTGGATAACGGTTTCGGTTTTTGCGATGTGGTGTTGGGTTGGGATTCCAATGATCAGCTGTATGAGGGAGTGGGTATTCAGTATACCGGTTGGCAAACCGGCTATCCGGATGCGCCGGTGCGGGTTGTGCCTTCCACCTGTCGAGATCTATATGATGAGCCGGGTATGTTGTTCTTTCTGGCAGAATTCACCGCCGAAGCCGAACAACTTTGCCCCCGTGGCGTGCTGAAACGAGTCTTGGCCAAGGCCTGTGCCATGGGGTTTGATGTTAAGGCTGCATTCGAATACGAATTCTTTCTGTTTAACGAAACCCCCGAATCTGTACGTGAAAAGCATTACCAGAATCTAAATACCCTGACCCCCGGTTTTTTTGGCTACTCCACCCTGCGTAATTCCGTGCATGCTGAGCTATACCAGGATCTGTTGGAGCTGGGTGAGATCATGGATATTCCGATTGAAGGCCTGCACACAGAAACCGGCCCCGGTGTGCTGGAAGCGGCCATCGCCGTAGATGAGGCATTGAATGCGGCAGATAAGGCCCTGCTGTTCAAAACGTTCACCAAGGTGTGGGCGCAGCGCAATGAGATGATGGCCACGTTTATGGCGAAGTGGTCCAACGATTATCCAGGTCAAAGCGGCCACATTCATATCTCGTTGCAGGATAAGAGCCACCAGTCAGTGTTTCATCAGGCCGGTGCCGAGCACAATATGAGTGAGCTGCAGCGCCAGTTTGTGGCCGGCCAGCAGAAGTACATGGCGGAGCTTACTGCGATGTATGCACAAACCGTAAACGCATATAGCCGCATGATCCCCGGTTTTTGGGCACCCACTCACGCCACTTGGGGAGTGGAGAACCGCACAACCTCATTACGGGTTATTCCAGGCTCCCAGAAATCCCAGCGGGTGGAGTTTCGGTTTGGTTCGGCGGATGCCAACCCTTATATCGCATTGGCTGCCGCGCTGGGTTCTGGCTTGATGGGCATTGAACAACAATTGCAACCGGAGCCTCAGGTGAAAGGCAACGCCTACGAGCAGACATTCCCCGACTATCTGGCATTACCGGTAACCTTGGATCGGGCAGCAGAAAAACTGGCCGGTTCGGCAGTGGCGAAGGCGTTATTCGGTGCGCCGTTCGTGGAGCATTACGCTGCTACGCGCCTATGGGAAGCGCAGGAGTTCCGCAAACATATCACGGATTGGGAGCTGAAACGTTATTTTGAAATCATCTAA
- the speA gene encoding biosynthetic arginine decarboxylase, with product MSNTTIDTARETYSIDNWSDGYFDINEQGLVDVGTGDARVPLQEILAAAQEVGMRTPVLMRFVDILRDRVAKLSGAFSKAMDTLQYTGHYTAVYPIKVNQQRRVVEEIYNGGVDDARCGVGLEAGSKPELMAVLAMSRGNSVIVCNGYKDREFVRLALIGEKMGRRVYIVVEKMTELKLVLDEAKAMQVQPRIGLRTRLSSIGKGNWQNTGGEKSKFGLSATQILDVIDTLKQHNALDRLQLLHFHLGSQISNIRDIQRGMKEAARYYSALRQAGCHVNVVDVGGGLGVDYEGTRSRSFCSMNYSMEEYAYTILLALREVCSQDDLPLPDVISESGRALTAHHAVLVSNVIGVESPAANRPQEPREDSPVVLQELARCYHEIEAATRSSSISELYHEVLYRLGEAQDMYTHGVFSLQDKAQAEQIYGAACQVLRGKLDLSSRAHQDILNELNEKLADKVFLNFSLFQSIPDAWGIDQVFPVLPITGLDQPLSRRGVVQDITCDSDGRIDQYVDTHDLASSLPLPEWNDQQGMSLAIFMVGAYQEILGDMHNLFGDTDAVDIALDGKGGFQFLNTLKGDTVDHILRYVQFDTMLLQQQIHEQLVLTDLSRSEQAVFLKELREGLTGYTYLE from the coding sequence ATGTCCAACACCACAATCGACACCGCCCGCGAAACTTACAGCATTGATAACTGGAGCGATGGCTATTTTGATATCAACGAGCAGGGTTTAGTGGATGTGGGCACTGGCGATGCGCGCGTCCCGTTACAGGAGATTCTGGCTGCTGCACAGGAAGTGGGTATGCGTACCCCGGTGTTGATGCGTTTTGTGGACATTCTGCGAGATCGCGTGGCCAAACTCAGTGGTGCTTTTTCTAAAGCCATGGATACGCTGCAATATACCGGTCACTACACTGCGGTATATCCGATTAAAGTGAACCAGCAGCGCCGGGTGGTGGAGGAAATCTACAACGGCGGCGTGGACGATGCGCGCTGTGGTGTAGGCCTGGAGGCAGGCAGCAAGCCTGAATTGATGGCCGTGTTGGCCATGAGTCGCGGCAATTCCGTGATTGTGTGCAATGGCTATAAAGATCGGGAGTTTGTCCGCCTGGCCCTGATTGGCGAAAAAATGGGCCGTCGGGTCTACATTGTGGTGGAAAAAATGACCGAGTTGAAGCTGGTGCTGGATGAAGCCAAAGCCATGCAAGTGCAGCCTCGTATCGGGTTGCGCACCCGGCTTAGCTCCATCGGTAAAGGCAACTGGCAGAATACCGGAGGTGAAAAATCCAAATTCGGCCTGTCTGCTACCCAGATCCTGGACGTGATCGATACCCTTAAACAACACAATGCGTTGGATCGCCTGCAATTGTTGCACTTTCATCTGGGCTCTCAGATCTCCAATATCCGTGATATTCAGCGAGGCATGAAAGAGGCCGCCCGTTATTATTCTGCGCTGCGTCAGGCCGGTTGCCATGTCAACGTGGTGGATGTAGGGGGTGGTTTGGGGGTGGATTACGAAGGTACCCGTTCCCGCAGTTTCTGCTCCATGAACTATTCCATGGAGGAATACGCCTACACCATCCTGTTGGCGCTGCGTGAGGTGTGCTCTCAGGATGACCTGCCCTTGCCGGATGTGATTTCTGAATCAGGCCGTGCGCTGACCGCCCACCATGCTGTGCTGGTGAGCAACGTCATCGGCGTGGAAAGCCCTGCGGCCAATCGCCCTCAAGAGCCCCGGGAGGATTCGCCGGTGGTGCTGCAGGAGCTGGCCCGTTGCTACCACGAAATCGAGGCAGCCACCCGCAGCAGTTCAATATCCGAGTTGTACCACGAAGTGTTGTACCGGTTGGGTGAGGCCCAGGACATGTACACTCACGGCGTGTTCAGCCTGCAGGACAAAGCACAGGCCGAGCAGATTTACGGGGCGGCCTGCCAAGTATTGCGGGGCAAGCTGGATCTGTCCTCCCGTGCTCATCAGGATATCCTCAACGAGCTGAATGAAAAACTCGCCGATAAGGTGTTCCTGAACTTTTCCCTGTTTCAGTCCATTCCCGATGCCTGGGGCATTGATCAGGTGTTTCCTGTGCTACCCATAACCGGGTTGGATCAGCCCCTCAGTCGCCGCGGTGTCGTGCAGGATATCACCTGTGATTCCGATGGCCGCATTGATCAGTATGTGGATACCCACGATTTGGCGAGCAGCCTGCCGTTGCCGGAATGGAATGATCAGCAGGGAATGTCTTTGGCCATTTTTATGGTGGGAGCCTATCAGGAAATCCTTGGTGACATGCACAACCTGTTTGGTGACACCGATGCGGTGGATATTGCCCTGGATGGAAAGGGCGGTTTTCAGTTCCTCAACACGTTAAAAGGCGACACGGTAGATCACATCCTGCGTTATGTGCAGTTCGATACCATGTTGCTGCAACAACAGATTCATGAGCAGCTGGTATTAACCGATCTGAGCCGATCCGAACAGGCTGTGTTCCTGAAAGAGTTGCGGGAAGGTTTAACAGGCTACACTTATCTGGAATAA
- the speE gene encoding polyamine aminopropyltransferase, with protein sequence MTDPSKQTWFTEIFGDEGTSFGLEITEKLHEEQTQYQFLEVYDTKTFGKLMVLDGCVMLTSRDNFLYHEMMSHPALFTHPNPKKVAIIGGGDCGTLREVLKHPGVERCTQIDIDEKVTWASQQWFPELCDANDDPRAELLFDDGIAWVKNCAPGSMDVIIIDSTDPVGPAEGLFAVDFYKDCLKALKPEGLLVQQSESPLLHSDSIIKKIHLDMADAGFQQCHTLPFPQPVYPTGWWSCTMASPHGSVTHFRESDAAAKAFETQYYNLEIHRGALAMPEFMKRALSK encoded by the coding sequence ATGACTGATCCGTCCAAACAGACCTGGTTCACCGAAATTTTTGGCGATGAAGGCACCTCTTTCGGCCTCGAAATCACCGAAAAATTGCACGAGGAACAAACCCAGTACCAGTTCCTGGAAGTGTATGACACCAAAACGTTTGGCAAGCTGATGGTTTTGGATGGCTGTGTAATGCTCACCAGCCGTGACAACTTCCTCTACCATGAGATGATGTCCCACCCGGCCCTGTTTACTCATCCCAACCCGAAAAAGGTCGCCATCATTGGCGGTGGCGACTGTGGCACGCTGCGCGAGGTGTTGAAACACCCCGGTGTGGAGCGATGCACTCAGATCGACATCGATGAAAAAGTAACCTGGGCATCCCAGCAATGGTTCCCGGAGCTGTGCGATGCCAACGATGATCCCCGCGCTGAACTGCTGTTTGATGATGGCATTGCCTGGGTTAAGAACTGTGCTCCCGGCTCCATGGACGTGATCATCATCGACAGCACCGACCCAGTGGGCCCGGCAGAGGGGTTATTTGCCGTGGATTTTTACAAAGACTGTCTGAAGGCGTTAAAACCAGAGGGCCTGCTGGTACAGCAAAGTGAATCACCACTGCTGCACAGCGACAGCATCATCAAGAAGATCCATCTGGACATGGCCGATGCGGGCTTCCAGCAGTGTCATACACTGCCCTTCCCTCAGCCGGTATACCCTACCGGGTGGTGGTCGTGCACGATGGCCAGCCCCCACGGCTCTGTCACGCATTTTCGCGAATCCGATGCCGCTGCCAAGGCCTTTGAAACCCAGTATTACAACCTGGAAATCCATCGCGGCGCGCTGGCCATGCCTGAGTTTATGAAACGGGCTCTGAGCAAGTAA
- a CDS encoding DUF4124 domain-containing protein, with product MKGYRQLAISLALTGWTVMMASNSNAEVYRWVDEQGRVQFSDKAPVNAEVQTLALPVVEERSATPELSDAERMARQKKLVKMLEEERLAKQEEKAQLALEAKEREQYCTRFKNRLSYVDQYTHFYDEKEDGTRQYMSDQEADAYRVRLKQQYKEECGGA from the coding sequence ATGAAAGGATACCGTCAATTAGCCATCAGTCTGGCGCTCACAGGCTGGACTGTGATGATGGCCAGTAACAGCAACGCCGAAGTTTACCGCTGGGTGGATGAGCAGGGGCGAGTGCAGTTTTCAGATAAGGCTCCGGTGAATGCAGAAGTGCAAACATTGGCGCTGCCCGTGGTGGAGGAGCGTTCGGCCACACCGGAGCTGTCTGATGCCGAGCGTATGGCAAGGCAGAAAAAACTGGTAAAGATGCTTGAAGAGGAGCGTCTGGCCAAGCAAGAGGAAAAAGCCCAGTTAGCCCTTGAAGCCAAGGAGCGCGAGCAATATTGCACCCGTTTTAAAAACCGCCTCAGCTACGTTGACCAATACACGCATTTTTACGATGAAAAGGAAGATGGCACCCGGCAGTACATGTCCGATCAGGAAGCAGATGCCTATCGTGTTCGTCTTAAGCAGCAGTATAAAGAGGAATGTGGCGGGGCTTGA
- a CDS encoding ammonium transporter encodes MDTFYFLVCGALVMWMAAGFAMLEAGLVRSKNTTEILTKNVALFAISCIMYLVCGYYIMYDGSVFLSGIADVDVDAVLGDFAAREDGFTGGSIYSGASDFFFQVVFVATAMSIVSGAVAERMKLWAFLAFAVVMTGVIYPLEGSWTWGGASVFGMYTLGDLGFSDFAGSGIVHMAGAAAALAGVLLLGARKGKYGANGQVNAFPGANLPLATLGTFILWMGWFGFNGGSVLKLGDIGNANAVAMVFLNTNTAAAGGAVAALVTARMLFGKADLTMLLNGALAGLVAITAEPSTPTALQATLFGAIGGVLVVFSILALDKLKIDDPVGAISVHGTCGLLGLLLVPITNGDVSFSGQIIGALTIFIWVFVASLVVWGILKAVLGIRVSEEEEFEGVDLAECGMEAYPEFTNGK; translated from the coding sequence ATGGACACCTTTTACTTTTTGGTGTGCGGCGCGCTCGTAATGTGGATGGCGGCAGGTTTCGCCATGCTCGAAGCCGGTTTGGTTCGATCCAAGAACACAACCGAAATTCTGACTAAAAACGTGGCCCTGTTTGCCATTTCCTGCATCATGTATTTGGTGTGTGGTTACTACATCATGTACGACGGCAGCGTGTTCCTTTCTGGTATCGCTGACGTTGACGTCGACGCTGTGTTGGGCGATTTTGCTGCCCGCGAAGATGGCTTTACCGGTGGATCAATTTATTCCGGCGCGTCTGACTTCTTCTTCCAGGTGGTGTTTGTTGCTACCGCAATGTCCATCGTGTCCGGTGCGGTGGCCGAGCGTATGAAGCTGTGGGCATTCCTGGCTTTTGCGGTGGTTATGACCGGCGTTATCTATCCTCTTGAAGGCAGCTGGACTTGGGGTGGCGCGTCAGTATTTGGCATGTACACACTGGGTGATCTGGGCTTCTCCGACTTCGCTGGTTCCGGTATCGTGCATATGGCCGGTGCTGCTGCTGCTCTGGCTGGTGTGTTGTTGCTGGGTGCTCGTAAGGGCAAGTACGGCGCGAATGGACAGGTAAACGCGTTCCCCGGTGCAAACCTGCCTCTGGCGACGCTGGGTACATTCATTCTGTGGATGGGCTGGTTCGGATTCAACGGTGGTTCTGTGTTGAAGCTGGGTGATATCGGTAACGCCAATGCGGTTGCCATGGTGTTCCTGAACACTAACACCGCAGCTGCCGGTGGTGCGGTAGCGGCTCTGGTCACTGCACGCATGCTGTTTGGCAAAGCGGATCTCACCATGCTGTTGAACGGCGCTCTGGCAGGTTTGGTTGCAATCACAGCTGAGCCTTCTACGCCTACTGCTCTGCAGGCTACTCTGTTCGGTGCCATCGGTGGTGTATTGGTAGTGTTCAGCATCCTGGCTTTGGACAAACTGAAAATCGACGATCCTGTAGGTGCCATCTCGGTTCACGGTACCTGTGGCTTGCTGGGTCTGTTGTTGGTGCCAATCACTAACGGTGACGTGTCCTTCAGCGGTCAAATCATCGGCGCTCTGACCATCTTCATCTGGGTATTTGTAGCCTCTCTGGTAGTTTGGGGCATCCTCAAAGCGGTACTGGGTATCCGGGTATCCGAAGAAGAAGAGTTCGAAGGTGTTGATCTGGCCGAGTGTGGAATGGAAGCTTATCCAGAGTTCACCAACGGTAAATAA
- the glnK gene encoding P-II family nitrogen regulator, whose product MKLVTAVIKPFKLDDVREALSEIGVQGITVTEVKGFGRQKGHTELYRGAEYVVDFLPKVKIEVAASDDLLDQVIESISKAANTGKIGDGKIFVTPLEQAIRIRTGETGTDAI is encoded by the coding sequence ATGAAACTGGTTACAGCCGTAATCAAACCATTCAAACTCGATGACGTGCGTGAAGCGCTGTCTGAAATTGGGGTGCAGGGTATTACTGTCACCGAAGTGAAAGGCTTTGGTCGTCAGAAAGGACACACCGAGCTTTATCGCGGTGCAGAGTACGTGGTGGATTTCCTGCCTAAAGTCAAAATCGAAGTAGCCGCTTCTGATGATCTGCTGGATCAGGTGATCGAGTCCATCAGCAAAGCCGCCAATACAGGAAAAATTGGTGACGGCAAAATATTTGTGACGCCTCTGGAACAGGCGATTCGCATCCGTACTGGTGAAACCGGTACCGACGCGATCTAA